The Salicibibacter halophilus DNA window ATCATCCCTCAAGGCGAACAACACGGTGTTGGACAAGTTGTCTTTTCCCCGCTTGCCCAAGGCGTACTAAGCGGGAAATACCAAAAAGGCGCAGATATTCCTGCGAATAGCCGCGCTGCTGAAAATTATAAAGTTATCTCCCGCTTCCTGAACGATGAGTCTCTCGATCGTGTAGCAGAATTGCAACAAGTCGCTGCACAAGAAGAACTATCCCTTTCACAACTGGCTATTGCTTGGATTTTACGTCAAAATAACGTCTCCAGCGCCCTTATCGGCGCAAGCCGCCCGGAGCAAGTGGAAGAAAATGTAAAAGCAAGCGGCGTGAAGCTTTCCGAAGACGCTTTGGAACGGATCGAGAAGATTTTAGAAGGTTAAACACAATTCAATGTCCGAACTGACCATTGGTTCGGACATTTTTTACTTACTGGAGTGTTGCAGTGTCCGAACTAACCGCTAGTTCGGACATTTTTTGATGTATCGCTCGTTATATTGTCCGAACAGAACCCAAGTTCGGACATTTTTCTCTTCGGCGCTCTCGAGATTGTCCTAACTGATTAAAGGGGCTGCCCTTCTGTTATGGACCGCTTTAATTTTTGCTGCATTTCACCTATCCCCTGCTACCGAGTAGGGGCATCTCCACATGATGGTCGGGCCCGAAACTTTTCTGAACGATAGGCTTGTATTTTTTTCCGGTGAGAACGACAAGGTGCCGAAAATCATCCAACGCCTTCTCTCCCACTTGATCAGCTAATCGATCGATAGGGATAACCGCGTCACTACGATGACTAAACGACACATTATAAGGACCCGGCACCATATCCTCCGGTTGGAGATACCCATATTTCGCCGATAGAATCACCCATTGGGGATAAAACATCTCGGCATACGCACGACACAACTGGTGGAACGTTCCAATGTAAGCCTTACGCGCCGGTACGGGACCAATGTCTCCTTCTTTGTCCCATATTTTTTTATTTCCACATGGGATAATAGCTAGTGCCATCTAATCATCACCTCTGTCGTCGCCATCCTAGCATGCTTATTTTCCGTCAAATCGAGCATGCACTTTTCGATTCGGGCGTGGGCCATCGAACTCGCAATAATAAACGCCTTGCCACGTTCCGAGGACGAGTTTTCCGTCCTCCACAAGCACTGTTTCACTCGTACCAACCGTGCTTGATTTCACATGTGCCGCTGTATTCCCTTCTCCGTGCCGGTCTTCAGGATGATCCCAAGGATAGATTTCATCCAGGCGTCGGATGAAATCTGTTTTTACGTCGGGATCCGCATTCTCATTAACGGTAAGCCCTGCGGTCGTGTGCATGTTGAAAAGCGTAATGATCCCGTCCCGGTACCCTTCTTTTTTGATCCAAGCCTGGATGTCCTGCGTAATGTCGATCATTTCATCCCGCTTTGTCGTTTTATACTGGAACATTTTCATTAAAATTCCTCCTTGCTCCATCAAAAATAATCCGCCATAAATAAATTATATCAGATCCACACGCGTCCGAATCGCATTGGCAAG harbors:
- a CDS encoding DUF6884 domain-containing protein, whose translation is MALAIIPCGNKKIWDKEGDIGPVPARKAYIGTFHQLCRAYAEMFYPQWVILSAKYGYLQPEDMVPGPYNVSFSHRSDAVIPIDRLADQVGEKALDDFRHLVVLTGKKYKPIVQKSFGPDHHVEMPLLGSRG
- a CDS encoding secondary thiamine-phosphate synthase enzyme YjbQ → MKMFQYKTTKRDEMIDITQDIQAWIKKEGYRDGIITLFNMHTTAGLTVNENADPDVKTDFIRRLDEIYPWDHPEDRHGEGNTAAHVKSSTVGTSETVLVEDGKLVLGTWQGVYYCEFDGPRPNRKVHARFDGK